The Rhodopirellula halodulae DNA segment CAACACCGACGTCGCAACGTCTTCGATTTCGATGGGAGGTTTCGTGATCGGCCCGAATCGCTTCGCGTATTCCACCAGCACCGCGTCGGCCTCAGCAGCGATCTGGCGAGACGACAGCGGCGGCACTTCGATTCCCTGTGCCAACAAATCAACGACCATCGTCACTTCCCCCGCTTTTTCATTTTACGAATCTGTTCTTTGATGATTTCAAATTGTTTCGGTGAAAGCCCCGTCGCCAACCGCATCAGCTCGGGCATGTCTTTTGGGTGTTGTCGGACCATGACATCCACGTCATCCGGCACGCGATCGGCCAGCCGAATCCATTCGTCGGAATCTTCGCCCAACAACTCAGCGATCTTCGTGACACGATCTGCCGTCGGAGGCGCGAAGTGATCTTGTTCGACCTGCGACAAATACGTTGCCGAAACGCCGATCATTTCCGCGAATTTGCGCAGCGTGATCTTCTTCGCCGTTCGTTTTTCGCGCAGCACCGCGCCAAACGACTTCGCACCACGAGCTTTTTTCATCGCGCAGGCCTCCCCGCCGAATCGTCGCCCGAAATCCACTGCATCCAAAGCATGGCAATCTCCATCAACCACTTTCTCCTCCGGAAACCCGCAAAACCACGAGTCCCCGACCCTCGATGTGTAGCGTAAACTAAACACTGCAGTCATGATATCCCGTGTCCCCAAACCCGGACAATCCCCCAATCCGAAATTTTGCTAGCAAAACCGCTAGTCCGGATCATTGAAGTCAACGCTCGTGACACGTTTGGTCACGGGGGGAAGGGAAAAAAGAAGAGACAATGGCTCCGAAGGCTCAACGTATCGAATGACCGGCTAAGAAGCTGTTTCTCCTGGTTCGCGACATTCGCAGTTCCTGCAATGCGTCGCTTTCATTGTCTCAATCGCGAGCTGCATATCAGTGACACCAATCCTTGTTTGGATGCGAAGTAGTGCGCAGCCGATGGTGTAGTTCGTTTCTTCTGCGTAGACCGTGGATGGATGTTGGGTATGAACCAGATCTTGAAGCGGGATTAGGTGTTTGCAGTACCTCGCCCGTTCTTGTTCATATACTCGCAGTTTTCGTATGTCTCGTTCTACGAATTCTCGACGGTCTTCAGGCCAGCCCATGGATTCCATACTGTGATCTACAGCGTGCTGAACATACGCCTCAAATTCTTCGTCGCTTAATTGATCAACTCGGGATTCGCTTTGGTCGCTGAGCATGTTGACGATGCTCTGTGATTCCGCCTGCTCCTGCCGGGCGATGGCCTCTCCAAACCCTCCGTTCAATCGAATACGCTCAATGACCGCCTCAAAAAATTCAAGAGAAACCTGATCATTGACTTCCCGACAAAGTGGTCTTGCGCTAAATGCCGCCTTAGCTAGCATCTCGGCGTCTTGTTCAACATCCAGCTCTTTAATTGCGTCGACGGCTTGGCGAAACGCTCGGATAGCTTCTCGCAAGTATTGGTCAATCGCTGATTGGTCGCCGGTGAATCGGACAAGCGTGACACCCAGGAGTTGTCGGACACAACCCAACTCAAAAAGTGCGTTCCACTCCTCGATCGAATATCCTGAAACTCTCGCTTCAGCTGCTAATCTTTCTAAGTCCGTGATTACGCCATGCAACGTTTCAAGTTGCGAGACTCGCTCTGATTCCGCTTGCAGGATGGCAGCCTCTAGGACCGGAGCGCGCCCTTGCATCTGGGTTCCAATCCTCGCAAGAACTTTGCTTAATCGTTGTTG contains these protein-coding regions:
- a CDS encoding helix-turn-helix domain-containing protein, which produces MKKARGAKSFGAVLREKRTAKKITLRKFAEMIGVSATYLSQVEQDHFAPPTADRVTKIAELLGEDSDEWIRLADRVPDDVDVMVRQHPKDMPELMRLATGLSPKQFEIIKEQIRKMKKRGK